The Coleofasciculus chthonoplastes PCC 7420 region CAGCCCCTCTCCCATGCGGGGGAGAGGGGAGCAACTGATGTCCTAAAGTATCCCCGTAATTCTATACATGAAAATTTGCTTACCCGTACATAGTGCAAATGGTATCAGTTCAACCCAGCTTAGGTGAAATTGAACACCTAGACTCTAAATTATTAAAACACTTCGATGGCAAGTTAATTGTCGATGATCAGCTTAATCGTTCATTGGTTAGTTATCAAGCCAATAAAACTCGCGCCATATATCGTTGGTACAAATATAAAGAAGCGTTTTCTGCTGCTTTAGTGGACTATCTATTGCAGCGTTATGGGATTACTAACAGTACAATATTAGATCCATTCGCTGGGAGTGGTACAGCCCTATTTGTCGCGAGTGAAATAGGCATCAATGCCCAAGGCATTGAATTACTGCCGATTGGTCAGGAAATCATTACAATTCGGAAACTATTAGCCTCAGAAATTACCACTGATGATATCGCTATTTTAACCCATTGGTCAACGACACGACCTTGGGAAAACGTTAAGAATATTTGTTCTCTTCCCGAACTACGAATTACTAAAGGAGCTTATCCCGAAGCAACTCGAAACGCGATTGAACAATACATGAGCGCATGGCAAGGTGAGAATAAACGAGTTCAGGCTATTTTACGCTTTGCCTTACTTTGTATTTTAGAATCCGTGAGTTACACGCGCAAGGATGGTCAATATTTGCGCTGGGATTATCGCTCAAACCGAAAAGCCGGAAAGAAGGTTTTTAATAAAGGAAAAATTCTCAGTTTTGCTGAAGCAATTTGCAGTAAACTTGATCAAATTGTGGCTGACTTGCAGCCTCAACATGAACAGCTTGAACTTTTTTCGGTAGAACAGAAACGAGGTGAGATTAAGCTTGATAAGGGTTCGTGTCTAGATTTAATGCCAACCTTACCGGATAGTTCCTACCATGCCATTGTCACATCACCGCCCTATTGTAATCGCTATGATTATACCAGAACCTATGCCTTAGAATTAGCATTGTTGGGAATCAATCAGCAAGAATTAGTCAACTTAAGGCAACAAATGCTAAGTTGTACTGTGGAAAATCGCCCCAAAGATTTACTTCAGATAAACCCTCACTGGAAATCCGCGATCGCGGCGGCGGATCAACAGGAATTATTACAAGCTATCCTGAACTATTTAGATAACCAGAAAGCCCAAGGGATTTTAAATAACAAAGGAATTCCGCGTATGGTTCGCGGTTACTTCTATGAAATGGCTTGTACAATCGCTGAATGTGCGCGAGTGTTGCAATCCAATGCTCCCTTGATCATGGTAAATGATAATGTTCGTTATGCTGGAGCGAGTATTTCCGTAGATCTTATTCTTTCAGACTTAGCCGAAAAATTGGGCTTTTTTGTGGAAACTATCCTCGTGTTACCCAATGGTAAAGGTAATAGTAGTCAACAAATGGGCGCTCATGGGCGAGAACCGTTGCGGAAATGTATTTATGTGTGGAGAAAACGCTGATGACAACGGATAAGCCCTATTATCAGCATTTGAATGCCAGTAATGATTTAGTGACTCCTTATGCAGCAGTAAGAGCCGGTTTTGTCGCTTTAGCTTTAGAGAAGAATAGACGTGCTACACCGTTTGTTGAGCAAGCAAGAGTTTTAAAAGCGGCTGCATCTAGAATCAAAACCCCTATGGAATTGGTTGATCTTGAGGACATACAACCAGCCCTATTAACAGCAGCAGGTGTTTCGGATAAAGCAGCGAGATATCTAGATATTCACGATAAAATAGCAGCGATTCGGGGATTAATTGAAAATTTTCTTGAGCCAGCAGGCGCAAAGTTCATTGAAGAATTAGTCTTTCGATTTCTGCTCATACGAGGAGATACCCTAGGCGGTTCAATGCGAAATGTTGGTGGAGTCTTAGCACAACGTAAGTTAACACGAATGCTGCTATCTACTTTGACAGTTGCAGGTAAATCTTATCAATGGCTGCATTCAAGCATGAATCGGTGGGCGTCAATGACTGATGAAGACTCAGATATTGAATTGCACTTAAAAGGACTAAGCTGGAAAAGTAATGAGCAAAACAGCTCGTTCAACACTACAGCGCATCAATCAAGCATTTATGACTCATGGACTAAAACCGCATACCTTCTTTTGAAATCTGAGAAAAAAACCCAACTCATAAAAGATTTTGTTGGGTAACGCTTACACTCTACCCAACCTACTATTCCCAACTTAATCCAGTAGACGGATTGCCAGATAGCGAAACTCCTGCAATGATTAAATTATTTCTTATATTAAATACAGTATCCTTCAGTTGAGGGATTAGAGTACCACTGACCTGACTCCTAGACTAACCTCTGTTCCAAGCCTATCGGTATAAACTATGTTCTCCTTAACTCAAAACAGCTCACGACAACGCGAGATTCTAGAAGTCGTCTTCCGCAATGGTTGGGAGTACATGCGAAGACTGCTGACGGGTAGCAAGGCTGACAAACCACAATTGCCTCCCCCAGAGGTGCTGCGTAACGTGCTAACAGAATTGGGACCGGTTTATGTGAAGCTGGGACAGTTGCTGAGTACTCGTCCCGATTTGTTACCCGCCGATTACATTAATGCTCTCTCGGAACTCCAAGCTAGAGTACCCCCTGTGGCGTGGAGTGAGGTTGAAGTGTTGCTGCGAAAACAACTACGACAACCCTTAGAAGAAACCTTTGCCAAAATTGATCCCAGAGCCGTTGCTGCTGGTTCTATTGCCCAAACCCATCGAGCTACCTTAAAAAATGGTCAGGAGGTAGCGCTGAAAGTTCAGCGTCCAGGAATTGATAAGGTTGTTCCTCAGGATATCGCGATAATTAAAAGTTTAGCCGATTTAGTCTCGCGCACCGATTTTGGACAAGACTATGATGTGGTGGCTTTGGCGGAGGAGTTTGCCAACGCCCTGGAAGCCGAACTCGATTTTACCAAAGAAGCCAGCTATACTGACCAATTACGGCGCAATCTTTCCAGAAGTCGCTGGTTTGACCCAACGCAAATCATGGTTCCCGCTATTTATTGGGAATTGACGACGGAGAAACTGATGGTGATGGAATGGTTAGAGGGTAAACCCATTCTCGAAGCCCAGTTTCCGGTAGAGCAAAATGGCGCGGATAGCAAAACTGAGAAGGAACAGCGCAAAGCAATTACTACGCTGTTATTTCGTGCTTTTTTTCAGCAACTCTATGTGGATGGTTTTTTCCATGCTGATCCTCATCCGGGCAACTTATTCTACCTCCAGGATGGTCGCGTGGCGCTTTTGGACTGCGGAATGGTTGGGCGTTTAGACCCACGCACTCAACAGATTTTAACCGAAATGTTACTCGCGATCGTGGATTTAGATGCTCAACGCTGCGCCCAGTTAACCCTGCAACTGTCTGAGTCAGGTCAACCTATTATCTTATCGCGGTTGGAAAATGACTACGATCGCATGTTGAGAAAATACTACAACCTCAGCATCTCACAAATCAACTTCAGTGAGATCTTTTATGAAATCTTGGAACTTGCCCGAAATAACCGAGTCCGCTTACCCAGCAATATGGGATTATACTCCAAGTGTCTCGCCAACCTAGAAGGGGTGGCTCGTACTTTTAATCCAGAGGTGAATCTCCTCGACGAAATCAAACCCCTGATGACCGATTTATTTCGGCGTCAGCTTTTGGGTTCAAATCCCTTGCAAACCTTTCTCAGAACCGCTCTGGATATTAAAAGTCTCTCGCTTCAATCTCCCCGCCAGATGGAGTTACTGCTTGACCGAATAACGTCAGAAACTTTAAAGTGGAATATTACAATTCGAGATATTGACCCTCTGCGCCGCAGTCTTGATGATTCAGCCAATCGGCTTTCATTTAGTATTTTGGTGGGTTCTTTGATTATGGGCGCAGCGATTATCTCGACAGGAGCGCGAACGAGTCAGCTTTCGCTAATAAGTAATATCCTGTTCGGTGTTGCCAGTTTTTTAGGGTTGTGGTTAATTGTCAGCATCCTCAAGTCAGGACGATTGAAGTGAACAGTTAACAGTTAACAGTCAACAGGGAATAGACAAAGAGTAATAAGCTATAGAAAATTTCTCCCCCTGCTCCCCCTGCTCCTGATAACTGATCACTGATCACTGATCACTGATAACTCCCCCAGCTTCCCTTAATCCCCCGCCTCCGAAGAGGGTTGAAGTTTCAAGGCTTGTTGGAGTTGGGCAAGTTCATCGCGATGGGCGATAACAGTAACTAAGCTTTGCATATCCGTTTGTGGATTCGGCAAAGGTTCAACTTTTAGGAACACCTGTTCATCGCGTCCCGCACCTTTCCAGTAAAAAATGCCAGCCACAGGAGCCAGAAAAACTAACCCAAGGAAAACCTGGGATAGGTCTGGGTAGAGTACAGAGAGAACTAATGATAGACAAAGAATACCGCAGGCAGCAAGTGCCGTTAAAAAGATAGCTAGAAACCAACTGGGTCGGACAAAACCCTGAAATGTCACTTGACCCGTAGCTGGGTCAACAGCAGCTACCCGGTATGCCCTTTGATCAAAATAGTTCTGCAATCGTTCTAGCAGAGAAGATTCAGGTTCTTGGGCAATGAGTTGAACTTTTTGAGTTCGGTCTTTAACCGAAGCACGGATGAAAAAGAACAAACCTACTGCTAACAACAGAGTTAGCAGGAATGTGGAAGACAGAATGGGTGTACTCACAGATATTGACCAACAACAGATAGTCTTAGCTAACCACCTTAAAAACTAGCGGCTTAATCCTGTACCTATCCGGTGTAGCTGAAATTAATACAGCTTCCCTTCCTGGTACTTTATTTTTGCCGCAGTCTTACTAAAGCGAACCAATGATGATTTAACCGTTGAGCCATAAAATACCCAACAGCTATCTCTGTCGTTGACAATGATAACTCCTAAACGCCAAAAACCCAATCCACGACGGCAGAAGCAGACCATCAGTTTTTCCTACAAACCCGTGTTTGCACCGAACATGAGTTGGTTTTGGTGGTCACTGATGGCGTAATTCTGCCGAAATGTGCTATATTGCTTGTTTCTCTTGAGTGATATACCTACGCCAAAACCCTGCTAGTTCGCGAGCTTTATCTCGCCAATCACCAGAGATCTGATACATACGCCGGGGGCGTCCTCGTCCTTCCACTTTTTTCCAATACCCCGTAATTGCCCCAGCTTCTTCTAGAAACTTGAGAACACTGTACAGAACTGTATCAGACAGGCGATAGGTTGGGTATTCGTGTTCGAGTTGTTGGATCAAGTGAGTGCCATAGGATTCCCCTTCTATGAGGACAGACAACACATAGCATACAGCTAATTCCTTGTTGAGATAGTTGGGAGGAGGGTCTTGAACAAACTGATAGGTATCCTCAAATGTCATCTGCATAGTCCGCCCCCTGAAATTACATGATTCAACAGTTGAGCCGTAAAATGCTCAACAGCTATCTCTGTCATTGACAATGATAACTCCTAAACGCCAGAAACCCAATCCATGACGGCAGAAGCAGACCATCAGTTTTCCCGACAAACCCGTGTTTGCACCGGACTTGAGTTGGTTTGGGTGGTCACTGATGGTGTAATTCTGCCGAAATGTGCTATATTGCTTGTTTCTCCTGAGTAATATACCTACGCCAAAACCCTGCTAGTTCGCGGGCTTTATCCCGCCAATCGCTAGAGATCTGATACATACGACGGGGGCGTCCTCGTCCTTCCACTTTTTTCCAATACCCAGTAATTGCCCCAGCTTCTTCCAGAAACTTGAGGGCACTGTAAAGAACTGTATCAGACAGTCGATAGGTTGGGTATTCGTGTTCGAGTTGTTGGATCAAGTGAGTGCCATAGGATTCCCCTTCTATGAGGACAGACAACACATAACATACGGCTAATTCCTTGTTGAGATAGTTGGGAGGAGGGTCTTGAAAAAACTGATAGATATCCTCAAATTTCATCTGCATAGTCCGCTGAATATCCCAGTAAGTCAGATTTGCATGGGATAGTTTTCCTAAAACTAACCATGGTTTCAACACCCTGAAAAAGTTCGGTGCAATGTATCGATCAGCAATGAGCAATCTCGGCTTGCTCATTCCTCTGGTACTTTATAACCTCAAAGTATTGAGGTCGTCTAATGCACTCGTTAGTTTGGTTACGGCAGATGCAACAGCACTGAATAATCTCCATCAATTTTAGCTAAGTCATGGAGTATTTTTCCAAAAACATCGAGGCTTCCAAGTCCAGATCCAGGGAAAATCGTCCCCTTAGTGTGCAACCTGAGTGCGTGATCGCATTGCTAGTATTAATAATTTCTACTAGCTTATTGAGCAATAGTCCGCAATATTTTGTTTTCAATTCCTTAACGTTTTCCCTAAGGGGGTTTCAGACCGTCTATTGGTCACGACTTGGAGATGCTACCCTATTTCCGGAGGGGTCTGGAAAACGTTAGTTAAACACCCAGTTCTGGATTCGTCTGCCAAACTTCTTTAATAATCTTACCTGTTTGATCGAAGTCAGCCTGGTAAGACATTGACCAAACCACCATCAGTCCCTGATCAGATTTGGCGGTGATCTGAATTTGAGCTTTAACCGTGCGATCGCGTCGTTGTTGCTCCAGTACCTGAAAGTCTTTGATATCATACTGGCGGAAAAAGTCCTGCCAAGCTGAGTAGATGGAGAACCCCTGATAGGTCTCATTCACATCAGGTACATTGTAGGAGCGCTTAAGAACGGCATGATCACTGTAGCCATAGATTAACAGATCAGGATTAGCTGTTGCGATCGCCTGCCAGTGTTGTTGAGCTGCAGATAGGGGATTCGTGCTGACCTGATTTTTGTACAACGACAAACTCCAGACTAAAGCGATGGCATAGATAGCGTAGGATAAACGTTGTTTCCAATTCGGTTCCATACGCTTCCTCCATGAGCTAACGTGACGATCAGGTTCCCACCGTAGGGCTAAAGCTTGGCTTTGGCTTTATACCTGACCTAACAGACGCACAATCCCCATTAAAAGTTCACTGAGGAATAAGCTAAAGATTATCAAACATAAATGATAAATTATGAAAATTTATAATGAGTGGCAAAGATTCGTCGGAGTTAGCGTTTGGCTTGCACAAACAACAGTTTTCTAGTTCTCCTGGTTAAATATGAAATAGGTGTCACTCACGGATTCGAGTCCCAATGCGAGAATTGCCCGATACGTCCTCACTACCCACCCCCCTCCAGCGCATCGCCTTGGTGCTGCGTACCTTTGGCAGAATTGCTTTGTGGATACAATTAGTCCTCGGAGTTGTGTCGCTGGGGATCTTGCTCACCGGAATCGCGGGTCGTACCATTGGACCGACAGACGAGAAACAAGGTGTTGGGTTTGGCATATTTTTAGCTATTTGTGGGTTAGTCACGTTAGGTGTGGGTGTCTACATCGCATGGCGCTATACTCGCATTTCCCAACAGTTACTCGTTGGCAATACCGAAACACGACCCAGCAAAGCCGATACCCTTAAAACCATTAGGCTAGGATTAATCGTCAATATGGCGGGCATGTTATTGACGATTGTGGGTGCCCAAGCCATCATCGGCAGCATTGTGATCCGCTCGATTTCCCAACCCTCTGGCTTGACAGTGTATGACGCCAACCGATTCGTGCGACCCTTAGACTTATTCTTGGTACAGGCGAATATCAACACAATTACGGCTCATTTTGCGGGTATCGCCATTGCCATTTGGCTGTTCAATCGCATTAATCGGTGATTCGTCATTCGTCATTCGTTCTTCGTCATTTGTCCTTTTTGCCCAGTATCCATAAAAATCTGTGCTTGACCTAAAGCAAATCCGAGAAAATCCACAAAGCGTCCAAAAACGCCTAGAAAAACGCGGGGCGGGTCAGTATGACCTCCAGCCCATTTTGGACTTGAATCAGCGCCAACGGGAACTAGAGACATCCCGTAGTCGCCTGCAAGCCCGTAGTAATGAGATTGGTAAACTCATCGGTCAAAAAATTAAAGCCGGGAGTCCCCCTGACGCGCCAGAAACCCAACAACTGCGAGAGGAAGGTAATCAGGTTAAAACCCAAATTAGTGAACTAGAACCTCAAGAAAAAGAACTTAAAGCAGAAATTGAGGCGCTATTACTCTCCCTACCCAATCTACCCAGTCCCTCAACTCCCGTTGGTCAGAGTGAAGCGGAAAATGTCGAGGTGCGCCGTTGGGGTGACGAGTATATTCCCCAGAATGACAAGATTTTACCCCATTGGGAAATTGGCGAAACCCTCGGTATTCTCAATTTTGAGCGGGCTGTGAAAGTGGCACAAAGCCGTTTTGTCAGTCTAATCGGTGTCGGTGCTGCCTTAGAGCGGGCGTTGATTAGTTTTATGCTAGATCGACAAATTGCCGCAGGCTATGTGGAAGTGATCCCACCGATACTGATTAACAGCCGCTCATTAACGGCGACGGGTCAACTGCCCAAATTTGCCGAAGAAAGCTTCAAGTGTGATAGCGATGATCTATGGCTTTCGCCCACAGCGGAAGTCCCCTTAACTAATCTTTACCGTGACGAAATTCTAGACGCCTCCCAACTCCCTATTTATCACTGCGCCTATACACCCTGCTTTCGCCGAGAAGCTGGTAGCTACGGGCGAGATACTAAAGGACTGATTCGACTGCACCAGTTTAATAAAGTTGAACTGGTTAAAATTGTTCATCCGAGTACCTCGGAAGCTGAACATGAAAAACTGGTAGAAAATGCTGCTGCCATTTTAGAGGCGTTAAAACTTCCTTACCGTGTTATTGAACTCTGTACGGGGGATCTAGGATTCTCTGCCACAAAATGCTATGACTTAGAAGTGTGGCTTCCTTCTTCTGGAAAATACCGTGAAATTTCGAGTTGTTCCAATTGCGGTGATTTCCAAGCGCGACGCGGTAGTCTACGCTTTAAGGAAGCGGGCAAAAAAGGAACTCAGTTTGTCCATACCTTGAATGGCTCTGGATTAGCCGTTGGGCGCACCCTATCGGCAATTTTAGAGAATTATCAGCAACCTAACGGTACAGTAAAAATACCAGAGGTTCTACATTCCTATATGGGACGTGAGGTGTTGTAACATTCATTCTAAGTTGAATGGCACTCTCTGGCTTGGCATTAGGGAATCACCGAAACCTTTGATATATCGTAGGGTGGGCATTGCCCACCAGTCTAGCAGAAGCGTGCCATTCATCCTCAGTTGCCCTGTGGTGGGCAAGAAAACAAAGCCTAATATAAGGTTTTCAAGGTTTATAGCTCTTGCCCACCCTACGTAAAATTATCAGTGCGATCGCCTGTGACAGTTGCGGAACTCCTGACTCCCATCGATTTCGATTACGCTTACTGGCAAATGCTCGAAACCCACTGTGTCTGACCAAGTATTCACAGCTACAACGTACAATAGAAAGGACGCAAGCAATCGTTATATTACTTCTTATGTCAATTTTGGCGGCGATCGCAGTCTTGGCGGTTTTGATTGTGGTGCATGAGCTGGGTCACTTTATGGCAGCTCGTTTGCAGGGCATTTATGCAAATCGCTTTTCCCTGGGTTTTGGTCCAGTGCTGTGGAAATACCAAGGACCTGATACGGAATATGCGATCCGCGCTTTCCCCTTGGGCGGATTTGTGGGTTTCCCCGATGATGACCCCGATAGCGATATCCCTCCAGATGACCCAAATTTACTTCGCAATCGACCTGTTTTAGACCGAGCGATTGTAATTAGTGCTGGGGTAATTGCCAACCTGATTTTTGCTTACTTTCTACTGGTGGTGCAGGTGGGAACAGTGGGAATTACTGACTTCAATTACCAGCCGGGAGTACAGGTTCCAGAAATTGCCGCAGAAAGTAGCTTAGTCGCGAAAGAAGCCGGGATTAAACCCGGTGATGTTATCTTAGCGGTTGAGGATCAACCCTTGGGCGCCAGTCGGAATGCGATCCTTACCCTAATGACCGAAATTCAAAACTCTCCCAACCAACCCCTAGAACTGTCGATTAAGCGGGGTGAACAAACCTTGTCCCTGGACGTGACGCCAGAACCCGGAGACGATGGCAAAGGTAGAATTGGCGTACAACTGGCACCCAATGGTGAAATAGTCCGCAATTACGCTGATGGACTTGTCGAGATGTTTACGATTGCGGCTGACGAATATCAGCGCCTGAGTACGGAAATTGCCAAGGGTTTTGGTCAACTGATTAGCAATTTTGGTGAAACGGCTGAACAAGTATCCGGTCCGGTAGCGATTGTGGCAATTGGCGCGAATATTGCCCGTTCTGATGCGGGAAATCTGTTTCAGTTTGCGGCGTTGATTAGCATCAATTTGGCGATTATTAATATCTTGCCCTTACCCGCACTGGATGGGGGTCAACTGGCATTTTTAGCGATCGAGGGAATTCGCGGAAAACCTATCCCTACAGAAGTTCAGCAAAATATCATGCAAACGGGATTGGTTTTACTTTTAGGGTTAGGACTTTTCTTGATTGTGCGGGATACGGCAAATTTGGTTCCCTCAAGTTGGGTACAAAATTTGTTCCAATGAAATAGTTTTGAGTTTTGAGTGTGTAGGGGCGGGTTTAACTACTATCGTTTTTTACCTCACCCAGATGTAACTAAACCCGCCCTGACTAAGTTTTAAGTTTAGAGAGATAGCTACGTCTAAATTTTGCATGAGCATCACCCGTAAATGGTCTGCTAAACAGCAACGGGCATTGGAGATTTTGATTCGCCTGAAGCGACTTTATCCAGATGCTCACTGTACGCTCAACTATGACACTCCTGTACAGTTACTGGTGGCGACGATTCTCTCGGCACAATGTACGGATGAACGAGTGAATCAGGTGACACCGGAGTTGTTTCGCCAATTTCCTAATGCTAGAGCGATCGCGCAGGCGGATATTGAGGTGCTAGAAGCCTTGGTGCGTCCAACTGGATTCTATCGCAATAAGGCGAAAAATATTCAAGGGGCTTGTCGGATGATCGTCGCCGAGTTTGGCGGTCAGATTCCGAGACGTATTGAACTGCTGATCAAGTTACCCGGTGTAGCTCGCAAAACTGCCAATGTTGTGCTAGCCAATGCCTTTGATATCCACGAGGGAGTGACGGTGGATACTCATGTCAAGCGCTTGACTCAGCGTCTGGGTTTGACGGAACATAGTGACCCCATTCGTATCGAACGTGATTTAATGCGACTGTTGCCTATGGAAGACTGGGAAAACTGGTCAATTCGCTTAATTTATCATGGTCGGGCAATTTGTCAGGCGAAGAAGCCGAAGTGCGACGCTTGCTTACTGGCTGATTTATGTCCCAGTGCTAGGATTGAGGGATGATGGGGAGCAATGTAGAGACGTAGCATGCTACGTCTGGGAGCAGGGGGAGTGATTTCCTAATCAATAAATGACGAATGACAAAGGACGAATGACAAAGGACGAATGACAAAGGACGAATGACAAAGATAAGATAGGAAACAGTGTCTTTATTTAGGGAAACGCCAAAGACTCATGGCTAAAAAAGGAATGATTGAGCGCGAGAAAAAGCGCAAGAAGCTGGTTGAGAAGTATGCGGCTAAGCGAGCAGCACTGAAAGAACAGTTTGATAATGCGTCCTCTCCGGCTGAAAAACTAGAGATTCACCGGAAGATCCAACAGTTACCCCGCAGTAGTGCGCCGAATCGGGTACGGAATCGCTGTTGGGTAACCGGGCGTCCCCGAGGCTACTATCGGGATTTTGGTCTATCTCGCCATGTGCTGCGGGAATGGGCGCATAAAGGATTACTACCAGGAGTAGTCAAGTCGAGTTGGTAGATTTGGGTCATTGGTCAATCGTTCTTAAGGAAAGACAAAGGACAAACGACCAATGACTGATGACTAATTCCCACAGCAACGGTCAATACCCAGACTGTCGAGGAGCAAATCGCTAACCGCGTTGGCGATCGCGAATTCACTATAGAAGCTTTCTCGGAAGTCGAAAGCCTGCATTTCGGTGACAATGGCAATGACCAAAGAACCGACATCGTTTTCGCCTTCTAAGCGTTGGCGGACAAAGATTTGGGAGGCGCGATCGGCAATGTCCTGATTGGCTGGTTCTGGTAGAAATTCATGATCCAGCCAATACACCAAAGCGTCTCGCAACCATTTTCCTTCCTGCTGGGCATTTTCAGCAGGGGGAAGGGTAACTGGGGGAATGGGTTCAGCCATAAAATGTCAAACGTTAGCTGTCTACAATACATACTGTTTAAAATTTGTCAACCTCAAAAGTTGAGGTCGTGTGAGCAGCATAATTGAGAAATTAATCTTTGATTTAATCAGGGAGATGTCACTTTTAAGCATAGCGAAATTATGTCTGATCAGGAAAATTTTAAAATAGTGTTTAGCGATTCGAGAATAGGGACTCTCAACCGAGTTCTAGTGCTATGGAGTTAAATATTCCGACAATAATTCAAGGATATGCTCAAGGCTATTTTTTGATGGCGGATGAAACCGGATCACTAGGGTGGTACTCTAGTCGCCAGCGAGCAATCATTCCCTTAGATGAGCGGTTTCGCTATCCTAAATCTCTACAACGGGTTCTCAATCAGAAGCGGTTTAGCACGGCAATTAACCGAGACTTTAAAGGAGTTGTGGCAGGTTGTGCCAATCGGGAAAGCACCTGGATTTCTCCAGAACTCCAGGAAATTTATTGGTTACTTTATCAGGAAGGTTGGGCGTATAGCTTTGAAACGTGGCAAGGAAATGAACTAGCGGGTGGGATTTTAGGGATTGTGATTGGCGGCGCGTTTATTGGCGAATCCATGTTTTATCGGATTCCCGAAGGCTCGAAGGTGGCGTTAGTCACATTAGTCGAGCGGTTGCGATCGCGCGGCTTTTTGTTGTTTGATGTACAAATGATGAATCCTCACTTGGCTCGCTTTGGCGCTGGTACGATAGAGGAGCAAAAGTATCAGGTGCTACTACGACAGGCGTTGCGACGGCGATGTTATTTTGATCGGATTCCGGTATAAAGAGGCAACAGCCAGGGATTGAGGGTTTTTACAAGTCTTATAGCAACCGCCATGGCTGTTAGGACACCTAATTTATGTAGAGACGCGCCATGGCGCGTCTCTACAATGGTGCTTAACCGGATTGAGTGGTTAACAACTCTGCGGGTAAGCGCTTGAATGTCAGCCGTTCGTTCTCCACATCCACAAATATGGTATCGCCATCACTAAACTCACCCCGCAGCATAGCTTTAGCCAATTGGGTTTCTAATTCCCGCTGAATCGCCCGCTTCAAGGGACGAGCGCCAAAGACTGGATCATACCCAACTTCAGCTAAGTAATCGATCGCGGCTTCCGATAGCTTCAGCGCCATTTGCCGTTCGGCTAACCGTTTCTCCAGTAGCTGGGTTTGTAGGGACACGATATGGCGTAACTGATGTTTTTGCAGGGCGTGGAAGATAATTACTTCATCAATCCGGTTTAAGAACTCTGGACGGAAGCTCGTCCGCATCGCCTCCATGACTCGTCCCCGCATTTCGTCATAGTGGGTATCATCGCCAGCTAAGTCGAGAATGTACTGTGATCCAATATTACTGGTCATGATAATCACAGTATTCTTGAAGTCTACCGTATGCCCTTGAGCATCAGTAACCCGACCAT contains the following coding sequences:
- the rseP gene encoding RIP metalloprotease RseP; this encodes MSILAAIAVLAVLIVVHELGHFMAARLQGIYANRFSLGFGPVLWKYQGPDTEYAIRAFPLGGFVGFPDDDPDSDIPPDDPNLLRNRPVLDRAIVISAGVIANLIFAYFLLVVQVGTVGITDFNYQPGVQVPEIAAESSLVAKEAGIKPGDVILAVEDQPLGASRNAILTLMTEIQNSPNQPLELSIKRGEQTLSLDVTPEPGDDGKGRIGVQLAPNGEIVRNYADGLVEMFTIAADEYQRLSTEIAKGFGQLISNFGETAEQVSGPVAIVAIGANIARSDAGNLFQFAALISINLAIINILPLPALDGGQLAFLAIEGIRGKPIPTEVQQNIMQTGLVLLLGLGLFLIVRDTANLVPSSWVQNLFQ
- the nth gene encoding endonuclease III, whose amino-acid sequence is MSITRKWSAKQQRALEILIRLKRLYPDAHCTLNYDTPVQLLVATILSAQCTDERVNQVTPELFRQFPNARAIAQADIEVLEALVRPTGFYRNKAKNIQGACRMIVAEFGGQIPRRIELLIKLPGVARKTANVVLANAFDIHEGVTVDTHVKRLTQRLGLTEHSDPIRIERDLMRLLPMEDWENWSIRLIYHGRAICQAKKPKCDACLLADLCPSARIEG
- the rpsN gene encoding 30S ribosomal protein S14 is translated as MAKKGMIEREKKRKKLVEKYAAKRAALKEQFDNASSPAEKLEIHRKIQQLPRSSAPNRVRNRCWVTGRPRGYYRDFGLSRHVLREWAHKGLLPGVVKSSW
- the aat gene encoding leucyl/phenylalanyl-tRNA--protein transferase encodes the protein MELNIPTIIQGYAQGYFLMADETGSLGWYSSRQRAIIPLDERFRYPKSLQRVLNQKRFSTAINRDFKGVVAGCANRESTWISPELQEIYWLLYQEGWAYSFETWQGNELAGGILGIVIGGAFIGESMFYRIPEGSKVALVTLVERLRSRGFLLFDVQMMNPHLARFGAGTIEEQKYQVLLRQALRRRCYFDRIPV